The following proteins are co-located in the Carassius auratus strain Wakin chromosome 7, ASM336829v1, whole genome shotgun sequence genome:
- the cebpa gene encoding CCAAT/enhancer-binding protein alpha, whose amino-acid sequence MEQANLYEVAPRPLMTSLVQSQQTAYSTYKDTAGDLSEICENENSIDISAYIDPSAFNDEFLADLFHNSSKQEKFKLASGDYEYPHGANGTPGPPQMYGCLNGYMDSSKLEPIYESQARMRPVAIKQEPREEDELGHSMPPTYHHPQHHAPHLSYLQHQIAHCAQTTMHLQPGHPTPPPTPVPSPHHQHSHLPGGSMKMGDRGKSKKHIDKNSNEYRLRRERNNIAVRKSRDKAKMRNVETQHKVIELSADNERLRKRVEHLTRELETLRGIFRQLPDGSFVKAMGSCA is encoded by the coding sequence ATGGAGCAAGCAAACCTCTACGAGGTCGCCCCACGGCCACTAATGACCAGCCTTGTACAGAGTCAGCAAACCGCCTATAGTACCTACAAAGACACCGCTGGAGACCTGAGCGAGATCTGCGAGAACGAGAACTCCATCGACATCAGCGCCTACATCGACCCTTCAGCCTTTAACGACGAGTTCCTGGCTGACTTATTCCACAACAGCTCCAAGCAAGAAAAGTTCAAGCTGGCGAGCGGAGACTACGAGTACCCCCACGGCGCCAATGGCACACCGGGACCCCCGCAGATGTACGGCTGTCTGAACGGCTACATGGATTCCTCCAAACTAGAGCCTATCTACGAGAGCCAGGCGCGAATGAGACCCGTGGCCATCAAACAGGAGCCCCGAGAGGAAGATGAGCTCGGCCACTCGATGCCCCCCACATACCACCACCCTCAACATCACGCGCCACATCTGTCGTACCTGCAGCACCAGATCGCGCACTGCGCGCAAACCACCATGCATCTCCAGCCGGGTCATCCCACACCTCCCCCGACGCCCGTACCCAGTCCCCATCACCAACACAGCCACCTGCCTGGGGGCTCCATGAAGATGGGCGATCGAGGGAAATCCAAGAAACACATCGACAAGAACAGCAACGAGTATCGGCTGAGGAGGGAGCGCAACAACATAGCCGTGCGCAAGAGCCGGGACAAGGCAAAAATGCGCAATGTAGAGACGCAACATAAAGTGATCGAGTTGTCGGCGGATAACGAGAGACTTCGCAAGAGGGTAGAGCACCTCACGCGAGAACTGGAGACGTTACGGGGCATCTTCAGGCAGCTTCCCGACGGCTCGTTTGTCAAAGCCATGGGCAGCTGCGCCTAA
- the cebpg gene encoding CCAAT/enhancer-binding protein gamma has protein sequence MSKQLQQKISSTDQNGVSVIQNQPHNSALNPAGTAGLQQVPQLVPVSPGGGGKATPPSKMKKSSMDKNSDEYRQRRERNNLAVKKSRMRSKQKAQDTQQRVNELKEENERLEAKIKLLSKELSVLKDLFLEHAHNLADNVQPPASGGGPGDLCNNNNNNNSGSNSSQ, from the exons ATGAGCAAGCAGTTGCAACAGAAGATATCCAGCACAGATCAGAACGGCGTTAGTGTTATACAGAATCAGCCACATAATAGTGCACTGAACCCAGCGGGAACTGCAGGACTACAGCAG GTTCCTCAACTAGTTCCAGTGAGTCCAGGAGGTGGGGGTAAGGCCACACCACCCAGCAAGATGAAGAAGTCCTCTATGGATAAAAACAGCGATGAGTACCGCCAACGGAGAGAACGCAACAACCTGGCCGTAAAGAAAAGCCGCATGCGCAGCAAGCAGAAGGCACAGGACACCCAACAGCGTGTCAATGAGCTGAAGGAAGAGAATGAGAGACTGGAGGCCAAAATCAAATTGCTTAGCAAAGAATTGAGTGTGCTCAAAGACCTGTTTCTAGAGCATGCTCACAACCTCGCAGACAACGTGCAACCCCCTGCTTCTGGTGGAGGCCCCGGAGACctctgcaacaacaacaacaacaacaacagtggcAGTAACAGCAGCCAGTGA